From Lycium ferocissimum isolate CSIRO_LF1 chromosome 12, AGI_CSIRO_Lferr_CH_V1, whole genome shotgun sequence, one genomic window encodes:
- the LOC132040451 gene encoding uncharacterized protein LOC132040451, with protein MGSTNMESYKLEMYEIGPCEDAFQIGFLIGQRFSKLIQSRLSTDLILKNQLLPFAQLPNSQPLINNLSENNKNKFPNYWNELKGIAQGSGVPFLNILLLNFRKEILPFIRKTEDYPKEEEINDDCSDILVVSNTVAVAAHNEDANVAVVGHTYLVKVTLSNGTTFTAYTYAGELPSCAFGFNNHGVAFTLNSVPPCEEEIVAGAIGRNFVSRDLLEANSIEDALARIHSSEASVGHSYNLIDTRARRILNVETASRNRVSVHEVRETPFFHANMYLHLQVKQAQDENSLSRQTRASSLPKQSKSDFLALLGDMNNEKYPIYMTGPLLYTLCTAVIDLDEKILTIIEGNPKENQESYVFALS; from the exons ATGGGAAGCACAAATATGGAATCCTACAAGTTAGAGATGTATGAAATAGGCCCTTGTGAAGATGCTTTCCAAATTGGTTTCTTGATTGGCCAAAGATTCTCGAAACTGATACAAAGCAGATTATCTACAGACCTTATTCTTAAAAACCAGCTCCTCCCTTTTGCTCAACTCCCAAATTCCCAGCCACTGATTAATAATCTGTCTGAAAATAACAAGAACAAGTTCCCAAATTATTGGAATGAACTCAAAGGAATTGCTCAAGGAAGTGGTGTCCCCTTTCTCAAT ATTTTACTATTGAACTTTAGGAAAGAGATATTGCCTTTCATTCGAAAGACAGAGGATTATCCCAAGGAGGAAGAGATTAACGATGACTGTTCAGATATTCTTGTTGTTAGTAACACCGTGGCTGTGGCAGCTCATAATGAGGATGCAAATGTTGCTGTTGTTGGACACAC TTATTTGGTTAAGGTGACATTGTCTAATGGTACAACATTCACTGCGTATACATATGCTGGAGAACTTCCAAGTTGTGCCTTTGGATTTAATAATCATGGAGTG GCATTTACTTTGAACTCAGTACCACCATGTGAGGAAGAGATAGTAGCTGGTGCAATTGGCAGAAACTTTGTGTCCAGAGACCTGCTTGAAGCAAATAGCATTGAGGATGCTCTGGCT AGGATTCATTCCTCAGAAGCTTCAGTTGGGCACAGCTATAATTTGATAGACACAAGGGCTCGGAGGATTTTAAACGTCGAAACTGCATCAAGAAATCGAGTTTCAGTTCATGAAGTCAGGGAAACTCCATTCTTCCATGCCAACATGTATCTGCATCTTCAAGTAAAGCAG GCACAAGATGAGAACTCCTTGAGTAGGCAAACAAGGGCATCTTCTTTGCCAAAGCAATCAAAAAGTGATTTCTTAGCACTTCTTGGAGACATGAATAATGAGAAGTATCCCATTTACATGACAG GTCCATTGCTGTACACATTGTGCACAGCTGTGATAGATTTGGATGAGAAAATTCTAACAATTATAGAAGGGAACCCAAAGGAAAATCAAGAATCCTATGTCTTCGCATTGTCCTAA
- the LOC132039874 gene encoding cation/H(+) antiporter 18-like yields MDHLCPSPMKATSNGIFQGDNPLDFALPLAILQICLVLVVTRGLAFLLRPLRQPRVIAEIIGGVLLGPSALGRNKGYLNAIFPPKSITVLDTLANIGLLFFLFLAGLELDVKSLRQSGKKVLAIAVAGISLPFALGIGSSFILRETINKGVNATSFLIFMGVALSITAFPVLARILAELKLLTTNVGRMAMSAAAVNDVAAWILLALAIALSGDNLSPVVSLWVFLCGCGFVICASLIVPPIFKWISQRCHEGEPADEIYICGTLAAVLAAGLVTDIIGIHAMFGAFVIGVLVPKEGPFAGVLVEKVEDLVSGLFLPLYFVSSGLKTNVAAIQGIQSWGLLVLVIFTACFGKIVGTFIVSILWKIPKNEALALGFLMNSKGLVELIVLNIGKDRKVLNDQTFAIMVMMALVTTFITTPLVLAVYKPAKILSKGDYKHRRIERKNPNTQLRILTCFRSSRNIPSIINLLEASRGTERGERLCVYAMHLMEFSERPSAILMVHKARHNGLPFWNKGQRSANHVVVAFEAFQQLSQVSVRPMTSISSLSDMHEDICITAEKKNIAIIILPYLKNLRLDGSFESTRPDFHLVNKRVLEHASCSVGIFVDRGLGGSAQISASNVSFSITVLFFGGHDDREALAYGARMAEHPGVELTVIRFLVESDSSEEIVRIDTEGNPAATLVSTDEEFLAAFRTSISDDSSVKYEEKNVRDVSETITILRDYSQCSLFLVGRTPNGVVALALSQRIDCPELGSIGSLLTSPEFSTTASVLVVQQYYDNLYANSSQQILED; encoded by the exons ATGGACCATCTTTGTCCTTCTCCAATGAAGGCCACATCTAATGGCATTTTTCAAGGTGATAATCCCCTGGATTTCGCCCTTCCGCTGGCCATTTTACAGATATGTTTAGTTCTTGTTGTCACAAGAGGTCTTGCCTTTTTGCTGCGGCCGCTACGGCAACCACGTGTTATTGCTGAGATTATT GGAGGAGTATTGTTGGGACCATCAGCTCTTGGTCGAAACAAAGGCTATTTGAATGCAATATTCCCGCCGAAGAGCATCACTGTTTTAGACACTTTGGCAAACATTGGTCTCctgttctttttatttctagctGGCCTAGAACTAGATGTCAAGTCATTGCGTCAGAGTGGGAAAAAAGTCCTTGCCATTGCTGTTGCAGGAATCAGTCTTCCATTTGCTTTGGGAATTGGCTCTTCATTTATTCTTCGAGAAACTATAAATAAAGGCGTAAATGCTACCTCATTTCTTATATTCATGGGCGTAGCGCTTTCCATAACTGCATTTCCTGTTCTGGCACGAATTTTGGCTGAGCTGAAACTTTTAACCACTAATGTTGGGCGAATGGCCATGTCAGCGGCAGCAGTTAATGACGTTGCAGCTTGGATTTTACTTGCTCTTGCCATTGCCTTATCTGGTGATAATTTATCACCTGTTGTGTCACTTTGGGTTTTCCTCTGCGGTTGTGGCTTTGTCATTTGTGCCAGTCTTATCGTGCCACCGATTTTTAAGTGGATATCACAGCGTTGCCACGAAGGTGAACCTGCGGATGAGATTTACATATGTGGTACTTTAGCTGCTGTACTTGCAGCTGGATTGGTCACTGATATTATCGGGATTCACGCAATGTTTGGGGCTTTTGTGATTGGAGTTTTAGTTCCAAAGGAAGGGCCATTTGCTGGTGTACTGGTTGAAAAAGTTGAGGACCTTGTATCTGGTCTTTTCCTCCCATTGTACTTTGTCTCTAGTGGTCTAAAAACGAACGTTGCTGCAATCCAAGGTATACAATCATGGGGTTTGCTAGTTCTGGTTATATTTACTGCTTGCTTCGGGAAGATTGTTGGCACTTTTATAGTTTCCATTCTCTGGAAGATTCCTAAAAATGAGGCTCTTGCTCTTGGATTTCTTATGAACAGTAAGGGACTAGTGGAACTGATTGTCCTTAATATTGGTAAAGATCGAAAG GTGTTGAATGATCAGACTTTTGCTATCATGGTTATGATGGCTCTCGTCACGACCTTTATCACCACACCCTTGGTTCTGGCTGTTTACAAGCCAGCAAAAATACTAAGCAAAGGCGACTATAAACATAGAAGAATAGAAAGGAAAAATCCGAATACTCAACTGCGAATACTGACATGCTTCCGTAGTTCCAGAAATATCCCATCGATCATTAATCTCCTTGAGGCGTCACGTGGGACTGAGAGGGGTGAAAGGCTTTGTGTATATGCAATGCATCTCATGGAATTCTCGGAGAGACCTTCAGCTATTTTAATGGTACACAAGGCTCGACATAATGGCTTGCCCTTCTGGAATAAAGGTCAGCGGTCAGCTAACCACGTTGTTGTGGCATTCGAGGCTTTCCAACAATTAAGTCAGGTCTCTGTGCGTCCAATGACATCAATCTCATCACTATCTGATATGCATGAAGATATCTGCATTActgctgaaaagaaaaatatagcaATCATAATTTTACCATATCTCAAGAATCTGAGGCTCGACGGTTCGTTTGAGTCAACTCGACCTGATTTTCACTTGGTTAACAAAAGGGTTCTTGAACATGCTTCATGTTCAGTGGGGATATTTGTTGACCGTGGACTCGGTGGTAGTGCTCAGATATCTGCAAGTAATGTTTCATTTTCTATTACCGTTCTCTTCTTTGGAGGCCATGATGATCGTGAAGCACTTGCTTATGGGGCTCGTATGGCTGAGCACCCCGGAGTAGAATTAACCGTCATTCGCTTCCTAGTGGAGTCAGATTCTTCAGAAGAGATAGTAAGAATAGATACAGAAGGCAATCCTGCTGCGACATTAGTCTCTACTGACGAGGAGTTTCTTGCTGCTTTCAGAACGAGCATATCAGATGACAGTTCCGTCAAATATGAAGAGAAGAATGTTAGAGATGTGTCGGAAACAATTACTATCCTTCGTGATTACAGTCAGTGCAGTTTGTTTCTGGTTGGTCGAACGCCTAATGGTGTAGTAGCTCTTGCATTGAGCCAGAGGATTGATTGCCCTGAACTAGGGTCAATCGGGAGTTTGTTGACTTCACCAGAATTCTCGACAACAGCATCAGTCCTGGTGGTGCAACAGTATTATGATAACTTATATGCAAATAGTTCACAGCAGATACTTGAAGATTGA